The Prevotella sp. E9-3 genome has a window encoding:
- the hemE gene encoding uroporphyrinogen decarboxylase: protein MENIFLNTLLGKTCQRPPVWLMRQAGRVLPRYQELRAQYSFSELMATPELAAKVTLLPVEDLGVDAAILFSDILTIPVSMGMQLEWTERGPRFPHPLAKSSQPLNRLNIQADKLDHVYKAIDCIVEQSHVPLIGFCGAPLTTLCYMLQGISSKATFPEAKKFFYEHRAETEKLIDAVTELSIEYATQQIEHGIDAFQLFESHAGLIPTELYKEVFLPAVCRITDAVRSAGIPLIFFPKGLGSGLQLITPDVCDFVSIDWQTPLVEARKMVHPEVGLQGNFDPHLLFASKEEIEQAIESYKPFFQQHSHWIVNLGHGVLADTPFENVKYFVNRIKETNWTK, encoded by the coding sequence ATGGAGAATATTTTCTTGAATACCCTGTTGGGAAAAACCTGTCAACGGCCTCCTGTATGGCTGATGAGACAAGCCGGCCGTGTGCTGCCACGCTATCAGGAGCTGCGCGCACAATATTCGTTCAGCGAACTGATGGCAACGCCCGAACTGGCTGCTAAGGTAACCTTACTGCCGGTAGAAGACTTAGGAGTAGATGCTGCCATTCTGTTCAGCGATATCCTGACCATTCCCGTATCAATGGGTATGCAGTTGGAGTGGACCGAAAGAGGTCCTCGCTTCCCTCACCCACTGGCAAAATCGAGTCAGCCGCTGAACCGCCTAAACATTCAGGCCGACAAGTTGGACCATGTGTATAAAGCCATCGACTGCATCGTAGAACAGAGTCATGTGCCTTTGATCGGATTCTGCGGCGCACCGCTCACCACCCTCTGCTACATGCTACAAGGCATCAGCTCGAAGGCCACCTTCCCCGAGGCAAAGAAGTTTTTCTATGAGCACCGTGCCGAGACAGAGAAGCTGATAGATGCCGTGACGGAACTGTCCATAGAATATGCCACTCAACAGATTGAGCATGGCATCGATGCGTTCCAATTGTTTGAGAGTCATGCCGGACTGATTCCCACAGAACTATATAAAGAGGTGTTCCTGCCTGCCGTATGCCGCATCACCGATGCTGTGCGTTCAGCAGGTATTCCATTGATATTCTTTCCAAAGGGACTGGGCAGCGGACTGCAACTGATCACGCCCGATGTATGCGACTTTGTGAGCATTGACTGGCAGACACCACTTGTTGAAGCCAGAAAGATGGTTCACCCCGAGGTAGGACTGCAAGGCAATTTCGACCCTCATCTGCTTTTTGCCTCTAAGGAAGAGATAGAACAGGCCATTGAAAGCTACAAACCTTTCTTCCAACAGCATAGTCATTGGATAGTGAACCTGGGACACGGCGTACTGGCCGACACTCCCTTTGAAAACGTAAAGTACTTTGTAAACAGGATAAAAGAAACGAACTGGACAAAATGA
- the hemB gene encoding porphobilinogen synthase: protein MKRFREFRKDQATRDKYADVSVNVKDFIYPYFVVEGEGVKDEISTMPGIYRFSIDTLVEDVKECYALGIDKVLLFGVIEDSQKDERGSLAYAEDALVCRAVKAIKAAQPEVCVITDVCLCEYTSHGHCGLLHDHDVENDSTLPLLAEMAYVHAKAGADFVAPSAMMDGQIEALDKRLREAGLRDKCKILAYSAKYASAFYGPFRDAADSAPSFGDRKTYQMDYRTHDQGLEEIAADIEEGADWTMVKPAMPYLDMIARGVEKFPNIPMVAYQVSGEYSMLKAAAKLGYLDEQRVVFESLIAIKRAGAQYIISYYAKEYMQKWGNN from the coding sequence ATGAAACGTTTCAGAGAATTCCGCAAGGATCAGGCCACACGCGACAAATATGCCGACGTATCGGTCAATGTAAAGGACTTTATCTATCCTTACTTCGTAGTAGAGGGTGAGGGCGTGAAAGACGAGATCAGCACCATGCCCGGCATCTACCGTTTCTCTATCGACACACTGGTAGAAGATGTGAAAGAGTGCTATGCACTGGGCATCGACAAGGTACTGCTCTTCGGTGTGATTGAGGACAGTCAGAAAGACGAGCGTGGCTCACTGGCCTACGCTGAGGACGCACTTGTTTGTCGTGCCGTGAAGGCCATCAAGGCTGCTCAGCCCGAGGTTTGCGTTATCACCGATGTATGTCTGTGCGAATATACCAGTCATGGCCACTGCGGTTTGCTGCACGACCACGATGTAGAGAACGACTCTACCCTGCCCCTGCTGGCCGAAATGGCATACGTTCATGCCAAGGCCGGTGCCGACTTTGTGGCTCCTTCAGCCATGATGGACGGACAGATTGAAGCACTCGACAAGCGTCTGCGTGAAGCTGGACTGCGCGACAAGTGTAAGATTCTGGCCTACAGTGCAAAATATGCTTCTGCCTTCTACGGTCCTTTCCGCGATGCAGCCGACTCAGCTCCTTCGTTTGGCGACCGCAAGACCTACCAGATGGACTATCGCACACACGACCAGGGACTAGAAGAGATTGCCGCTGATATTGAAGAGGGTGCCGACTGGACCATGGTGAAGCCTGCTATGCCCTATCTGGATATGATTGCCCGTGGCGTGGAGAAATTCCCCAACATCCCCATGGTGGCCTATCAGGTGAGCGGTGAGTACTCAATGCTGAAAGCAGCAGCCAAACTGGGCTATCTCGACGAGCAGCGTGTTGTATTTGAAAGCCTCATCGCCATCAAGCGTGCCGGTGCACAGTACATCATCTCGTACTATGCCAAGGAGTACATGCAGAAATGGGGAAATAATTGA
- the hemL gene encoding glutamate-1-semialdehyde 2,1-aminomutase, producing the protein MINERVLSAKAFEQAQKVIPGGVNSPVRALKSVGTTPLFVKEAKGAYFTDIDDNKFIDFCMSWGVFILGHNNERVSQAAIEAVGRGSSYGIPTLAETTLAEKVREAIPSMERLRFVNSGTEATMSAIRVARGFTGRDILVKFEGNYHGHADHLLVAAGSGVANISNASSAGVPQDFVKHTVVLPYNDTAALRKYFDENGQKVAALIVEPVACNMGVVVPTEEFIKATREVTEQNGAILIFDEVITGFRLSRGGAQQRFGIKPDMTTVGKIAGGGFPAAAFGGRADIMKCLAPDGPVYQAGTLSGNPVAMAAGIETLTQLSQPGFYEDLEKKSNDFIEKLEKIIAGKNITLNHCGSMFTLFFRSSEEDCSVKNFQDTKRSDQERFARYFRNMLSCGIYVSPSQFEGNFISACHTPEILDYVLKSIAESI; encoded by the coding sequence ATGATCAACGAAAGAGTTTTGTCTGCCAAGGCCTTTGAGCAAGCGCAGAAAGTGATACCCGGTGGAGTGAACAGTCCCGTGAGAGCTTTGAAGAGCGTAGGCACTACTCCACTCTTTGTAAAAGAAGCCAAAGGAGCCTATTTCACAGATATTGATGACAACAAGTTCATTGACTTCTGCATGTCATGGGGTGTGTTCATACTGGGTCACAACAACGAGCGTGTAAGTCAGGCCGCTATCGAAGCTGTGGGCCGTGGCAGCAGTTACGGAATCCCCACACTGGCAGAGACCACACTGGCAGAGAAAGTGCGCGAGGCCATCCCTTCCATGGAGCGTCTGCGCTTTGTGAACAGTGGCACCGAGGCCACAATGTCAGCTATCCGTGTGGCTCGCGGCTTCACCGGTCGTGACATCTTAGTGAAGTTTGAAGGCAACTATCACGGTCATGCCGACCATCTGCTGGTGGCAGCCGGTTCGGGAGTGGCCAACATCTCGAATGCATCAAGTGCGGGCGTACCTCAGGACTTTGTGAAGCACACGGTGGTATTACCTTATAACGATACCGCTGCACTGCGCAAATATTTCGATGAAAACGGCCAGAAAGTAGCAGCACTGATTGTTGAGCCCGTGGCCTGCAATATGGGTGTGGTAGTACCTACGGAAGAATTTATCAAGGCTACCAGAGAGGTGACAGAGCAGAATGGAGCCATCCTTATCTTTGACGAGGTGATCACAGGTTTCCGTCTTTCTCGTGGCGGTGCCCAACAGCGTTTCGGTATCAAGCCCGACATGACTACCGTAGGAAAGATTGCCGGTGGCGGTTTCCCTGCAGCAGCCTTTGGCGGAAGAGCAGACATCATGAAATGTCTGGCTCCCGACGGTCCCGTTTATCAGGCAGGAACACTCAGCGGAAATCCTGTTGCCATGGCAGCTGGTATCGAAACACTCACGCAACTGTCTCAGCCTGGTTTCTACGAGGACTTAGAGAAGAAAAGCAATGATTTCATCGAGAAATTAGAGAAGATTATTGCCGGTAAGAACATCACATTGAACCACTGCGGTTCCATGTTCACCCTGTTCTTCCGCTCATCTGAGGAGGACTGTTCTGTGAAGAATTTCCAGGACACCAAGCGCAGCGACCAAGAGCGTTTTGCCCGTTACTTCCGCAACATGCTCAGCTGTGGCATCTATGTTAGCCCCTCACAGTTTGAGGGCAACTTCATCAGTGCCTGTCACACGCCAGAGATTCTTGACTATGTTCTGAAGAGCATTGCCGAAAGTATTTAG
- a CDS encoding erythromycin esterase family protein, translating into MSHIKNRIVLLVLVFVAHGLQAQKLSSMQKMWEHWTPHPINSFFRMVPDTTSVFPNTALFLTRGRQKGAIHTSYPLFSLGKDSLSVKVQMKYRVKNLRNLLLTFHTIGYKAEVMKADTIILPLTEDWTEREVLLPIKRLFSLEIAIEAEGDSDNEVGEVFVADINVSSDGCPLNGNADDYSVKPLPSSCAEKWEDLLASPVLDKKILAIGETVHGTQTFNDMAFELMKERILHHNCKLIVLELPLSLSLYLNRYVQNDSRYTLDNYVTFYEPLTSMKFSPFLEWLKEYNANHNNEVSLLGFDGEAFTDMIWKMAMYDYLEPANADGSLSQLCYDIMFNKDKVQVDDSLVSSLFSDNEAKFIQCSLNNIRQYQQSRLKLAHRDEKMSELIQVLTELYLKPNTTATIYGHFMHTNYIVTSVVSSIHNSPSMGNFLKQKYNNDYSCVALSAIRGSAWFADLKGNTSVHELQEAPTESLEYMVCRQSSDSLIYLAMDNLDEEVFKQRFVGINYVPNQFIWNTPKAWMDGMIILGNAIPINKDCVQLTEFDNILTERYRDILKRTKSMMVK; encoded by the coding sequence ATGTCACACATTAAAAATAGAATTGTATTGCTTGTTCTTGTGTTCGTTGCTCACGGATTGCAAGCTCAGAAATTGTCGAGTATGCAAAAGATGTGGGAACATTGGACGCCGCATCCAATTAATAGTTTCTTTCGAATGGTCCCTGATACCACATCTGTATTTCCTAATACCGCTCTGTTTTTAACGAGAGGAAGGCAGAAAGGGGCTATACATACATCCTATCCTTTGTTTAGCCTCGGAAAAGATTCCTTGAGTGTGAAAGTGCAGATGAAGTATAGAGTGAAGAACTTGAGAAATCTTTTGTTGACGTTCCATACCATTGGTTACAAAGCTGAGGTGATGAAGGCTGATACGATTATATTGCCGCTTACCGAGGATTGGACTGAAAGAGAAGTACTATTGCCTATAAAGAGACTCTTTTCTTTGGAAATAGCCATTGAAGCTGAAGGGGACTCTGATAACGAGGTTGGAGAAGTATTTGTTGCAGATATAAATGTGTCTTCAGATGGATGCCCTCTTAATGGAAATGCTGATGACTATTCTGTTAAGCCCTTACCTTCATCTTGTGCAGAAAAGTGGGAAGATTTATTAGCTTCGCCTGTGTTGGACAAAAAAATCTTGGCTATTGGCGAAACAGTGCATGGTACTCAGACTTTTAATGACATGGCCTTTGAACTCATGAAAGAGCGCATCCTTCATCATAATTGCAAATTAATAGTCTTGGAACTGCCTCTTAGTCTTTCTTTGTATCTGAATAGATATGTTCAGAACGATTCTCGTTACACGCTTGATAATTATGTGACATTTTATGAACCCTTGACATCGATGAAATTTAGCCCGTTCCTTGAATGGCTAAAAGAGTACAACGCAAATCACAACAATGAGGTTTCATTGTTAGGATTTGATGGCGAAGCTTTTACCGACATGATTTGGAAAATGGCTATGTACGATTACTTGGAACCAGCTAATGCCGATGGCTCGTTAAGTCAACTATGCTATGATATAATGTTCAATAAAGATAAGGTTCAAGTGGATGACAGTTTGGTTAGTAGTTTATTTTCCGATAATGAAGCAAAATTCATTCAATGTAGTCTCAATAATATCCGTCAATATCAACAATCCAGATTAAAACTTGCTCATCGTGATGAAAAAATGTCAGAATTGATACAAGTGTTGACTGAATTATATCTAAAGCCGAATACCACTGCTACTATCTATGGCCATTTTATGCATACAAATTATATTGTAACATCGGTCGTTTCATCTATTCACAATAGTCCTTCTATGGGAAATTTTCTTAAACAGAAGTATAATAATGACTATTCGTGTGTAGCATTGTCTGCTATACGAGGTAGTGCATGGTTCGCTGATTTAAAGGGGAATACGTCTGTGCATGAGTTGCAAGAAGCACCTACGGAGAGTCTTGAATATATGGTATGCCGCCAGTCATCTGATTCTCTAATATATCTTGCAATGGACAACCTTGACGAAGAAGTATTTAAACAAAGATTTGTAGGCATAAATTATGTTCCAAATCAATTCATTTGGAATACTCCAAAAGCGTGGATGGATGGAATGATAATTTTAGGAAATGCAATCCCCATAAATAAAGACTGTGTCCAATTAACAGAGTTTGATAATATTTTAACTGAACGTTATCGAGATATACTGAAAAGGACAAAAAGTATGATGGTAAAATGA
- the hemA gene encoding glutamyl-tRNA reductase gives MIQYKSINHLNTSLTEREDYFKQLNRSEVGPSVFLQTCNRVELYYGDGDIPDSVARHLFRVVCGLESAIVGERAVQGQVKEAYMAARNSGEKLSAGLHKLFECALQIGKRVRTETQISQGAVSHSLAAIEMIERENIDLKNAHIAIIGVNKLTEDIIKFLKNKGAEVVFLANRTEEKAHKLADPYGIEVFRLDEKRDFLREADILISATSAPHAIVFKEDLNPTRPLLAIDLAFPRDIDPEVNELKNVKLYNLHDVEQKVQDNIAVRQEEVEKAELMIEEEIGLLREIMERRRSHNTLRIIARGSRLSQIQVNEVMSKFPEVPYKLKVVKSYGDKNMDISLLQGEAPDDMFTRELDLALLKGDADIAIHSAKDLPEHLNGGLEVIAMFEAFDKTDSLVSRNNMKLAELPAGSKIGTSSPLRRKELLALRPDLEIVGIRGCIEERVQQVRNGSIDAAIVATCALKRLGMENEIAEVLPFETHPMQGRLAITARKGREDLKKIFT, from the coding sequence ATGATACAGTATAAATCCATCAATCATCTGAACACATCGCTCACCGAACGCGAGGACTATTTCAAACAGCTGAACCGCAGTGAGGTTGGTCCGTCGGTATTCCTTCAGACCTGCAACCGTGTGGAGCTGTACTACGGCGATGGTGATATTCCCGACTCAGTGGCACGCCATCTGTTCCGTGTGGTCTGCGGACTGGAGAGTGCCATCGTAGGCGAGCGTGCCGTACAAGGACAGGTGAAAGAGGCCTATATGGCAGCCCGTAACAGTGGTGAGAAACTGTCGGCCGGACTGCACAAGCTTTTTGAGTGTGCACTTCAGATAGGTAAGCGAGTTCGCACCGAGACACAGATCTCGCAAGGAGCCGTCAGTCACAGTCTGGCAGCCATCGAGATGATTGAGCGTGAGAACATCGACCTGAAGAATGCGCACATCGCCATTATCGGTGTGAACAAGCTAACGGAGGACATCATCAAATTCCTGAAAAACAAGGGTGCCGAAGTGGTGTTCCTGGCCAACCGTACGGAAGAGAAAGCCCACAAACTGGCCGATCCTTACGGAATAGAAGTGTTCCGTCTCGATGAAAAGCGCGATTTCCTGCGTGAAGCTGATATCCTGATTAGTGCTACATCGGCTCCTCATGCCATCGTATTCAAAGAAGATCTGAACCCAACCCGTCCGCTGTTGGCCATCGACCTGGCCTTCCCACGAGACATCGACCCCGAGGTGAACGAGTTGAAAAACGTCAAGCTCTACAATCTTCACGATGTAGAACAGAAGGTACAGGACAATATTGCCGTACGACAGGAGGAAGTAGAGAAAGCTGAGCTGATGATTGAGGAGGAAATAGGACTGCTTCGTGAAATCATGGAGCGCCGCCGTAGTCATAACACCTTGCGCATCATAGCACGCGGAAGCCGTCTTTCACAGATTCAGGTCAACGAGGTAATGAGCAAATTCCCGGAGGTTCCCTATAAATTAAAAGTGGTGAAATCGTATGGCGACAAGAACATGGATATCTCACTCCTGCAGGGCGAGGCTCCCGACGATATGTTCACCCGCGAACTTGATCTGGCACTGCTGAAAGGCGATGCCGACATAGCCATTCATTCAGCAAAAGACCTTCCCGAGCATTTAAACGGCGGACTGGAGGTGATTGCCATGTTTGAGGCTTTTGACAAGACGGACTCACTGGTGAGCCGCAACAATATGAAACTCGCAGAACTGCCGGCAGGCAGCAAGATAGGTACCAGTTCGCCACTCCGACGTAAGGAACTGCTGGCTCTACGCCCCGACTTGGAAATCGTTGGCATCCGCGGCTGCATTGAAGAGCGTGTTCAGCAGGTTCGCAACGGAAGTATCGACGCCGCCATTGTAGCTACCTGTGCCCTGAAGCGCTTAGGGATGGAGAACGAGATTGCCGAAGTGCTGCCTTTCGAGACACATCCCATGCAGGGCCGTCTGGCCATCACCGCAAGGAAAGGAAGGGAAGACCTAAAGAAGATATTCACTTGA
- a CDS encoding uroporphyrinogen-III synthase has translation MKPSLYTGLICPNPAYVHTPLIEIQPVQDDSSLKQAAGSIEQFDYLLFTSRFAVKYFLPYLTTELKHIEHLKVVSIGSTTTTALKKAGVETIQQVEQDNSYGVIDWFARQQKGRVLIPRSNLALGIIPEGLQKSGFEVTCVTAYENRMPEQPKKVNLDEIDEIIFTSPSTIDNFIRLYGAIPTNKKLTCRGPITQQHLQQQI, from the coding sequence TTGAAACCCTCTCTCTACACCGGCCTCATCTGTCCCAATCCAGCATACGTTCACACGCCACTGATTGAGATTCAGCCTGTTCAGGATGACAGTTCTTTGAAACAGGCTGCTGGCAGTATAGAGCAGTTCGACTACCTGCTGTTCACCAGTCGTTTTGCAGTGAAATACTTTCTTCCATATCTGACAACGGAGCTGAAGCACATCGAACATCTGAAGGTTGTGTCCATTGGATCAACCACCACAACAGCACTGAAGAAAGCCGGAGTTGAGACTATACAACAGGTGGAGCAAGACAACAGTTATGGTGTGATAGACTGGTTTGCCCGCCAACAGAAAGGAAGAGTGCTCATTCCCCGTTCCAACCTCGCCCTGGGCATCATACCGGAAGGACTACAGAAATCGGGATTTGAAGTGACTTGCGTAACTGCATACGAGAACAGAATGCCCGAGCAGCCAAAGAAGGTAAATCTCGATGAAATCGACGAAATTATATTCACTTCGCCTTCCACCATCGACAATTTCATTCGTCTGTACGGGGCCATTCCTACCAATAAGAAACTTACCTGCAGAGGACCTATTACCCAACAGCATTTACAACAACAAATTTAA